Part of the Lolium rigidum isolate FL_2022 chromosome 6, APGP_CSIRO_Lrig_0.1, whole genome shotgun sequence genome, TAGCTTCTGTCTTTGAATGGATTATTATGCTTTGGTTTCATTCATAAGATTATGAGGCTTGTACTGCTCCAACGTTGGCAGTACCATCTGGCTCCATGGATCCTCTGTCGTGACCTGCAGCTTCTCCCTCTCCAGCGACGTGCTTGTCGACAGCGCGCCCGCGAAGACAGAAGAAATAGTACACGCAGAGCCCCGCGAACAAGATTAGGCCCATTACATCCACCGTCCCAAAGATGATCAGGATCTTGGCGAGCAAGGAGTTAGTGGCACTGtaatcttcttcgtcttcttggcaAATTTTCCCCTTGAGAACCTTCACCCAGTAGCTGTACCGAGGGCTATCGCTCCCGCTGATAACCTCCCTGACTCCCGCCGTCAGCTCGTAGTGGGAGCACACGCCCCTGTCGGCCGTGACGCTGCCGTCGTTGACCTCCTCGAGGTAGAGGGCGGCGGCGCAAGAGCAACTGCGCAGACACAGGTCCACGCACTTCTTCACCGTCACGTTGGCGAGCGGCGAGGCGGCCTTGAGCACGGTGGTGACGCCTTTCATCTCCATCATGTCGTGCGCGACAGACCTGGTGGCCGTCGCGTTGCAGACCAGGGTGCCGATCGGCGCCGGCTCCAGGCCGCGCGCGGCAAAGTCGGTGCATCTCCCGGAGGCGGAGCAGACACCGTGGACGCCGCAGGCAAGGGGGAGCTCGCAGAACGCGAGCGCCTTATACGAGGCTCTGAACTTGTTGTTGCGGCGGTCGAAGACGTACAGTCCCAGGTTGCCGTCGTCTCCCAGAGCCAGGAATCTGATCGGCTCTTTCTTCAGCGCCGGCGAGATTCGGGCGACCGGTCGCCGCCGCCTGTCGAACATCGTGAGCCCCGACTTGTTCATTCCCGCGAATGCCATGGTCTGGTTGCGGCTGGGAATCAATTCCCAGTAGGAGTACCTCAGCAGTCCGAAATAGAGGTAGGCGGCGATCTTGTCACCGTCGAGCTCGACGCTGTAGAAGGCTGGAGACATTTTTGTCAGGGTCGTGGCGAAGTACGAGGGAAGCCGGAGCCACTGGCCTGGCAGGAGCTTGTCCGTCGGTTTGTCGAAGCTTTGCcataccgtgtggttcttgtcgtccaGGAGAAGGAGGTTGCCGGTCCTGGAATCCAAGTGCAGAGCCTGTGCAGGCAGGTGCCGTGGGAGAAAACAAAACAAGATTTAAACAGTGTTTTTAAGAGTATATTTTCATTGTGCCAAAAAGAATGAAAAACATTTGTAACAGTGTTCTATGAAACAAAAATCGATTTCAAAGGACTGTCAAAGAGGCCATACGCCATAATCCTCGATTCCTCGTACAAACCAAACCCATCCAGCACCCACTCATAGACCAATGAACCCTAAGGGGTCAATATCGTAAAAACACTCGGAAAAGATATAACACTAGCAAAAAGGGAAAAGACACTTGGCAAAGTTTTCAATACTCGACAAACTAGAGGGACACGTGCGCCTAACGGCGCCTTGACGGAAATCACTCTTTACGAAGTTTCCCATAACGGACAGTCGCAAAGTTTTGATATTTTTTCTGTCGTTTCCCCCGCACAAAAAAAGGTTCCCTCCCATCGGTTTGCCAAGTGTCAAGGGTTGACATCCACCCATTATCCCCGCCACCTTCTTCCCGCGCAAAAAAAAATGTTTCCTCCCATCAGTTTGCCAAGTGTCAAGGGTTGACATCCACCCATTACCCCCGCCACCTTCTTCCCGCGCAAAACAAAATACAATTATATATAATTTTGTACTCGATATAACCCATTTCGACAATATAATTGTATTCCTTagaacaaatttgaacttatatATTCAAGTGTTTTTACCCCATTGCctagagttttttttttataCCAAGGATTGTTTTAGCATCAAGAGAGCATATGTGATCCGCTAGCTTTTAGGTCCGTAGTACCTACTTCATGGTGTTCAGCTGTTCTCGATTCATTTTTATAAGTGTGGTATAATCATAGGCCTTATGTTTCTGTACGGAGCAGATCCGTCAAACAAACGTACAAGACACAAGTGCATACACGTAGGACACTAGGACCAAATGGTTCCTGTTGCCGAAAATGCCGATATGCACGACAATGCTGTACTACTGTTCCATCTTCCACGCGAATCGACAGTTCTAACATACGGATGCGCTACGAATCGTGTCATTTCTAATCTCTGATCGTGATAACTCTACAAATCGCAGTGAGCGAAAACCAGGCAATATCTTAAAGGATCGAGCAAACAAACAATGGAAAACGATGGAAAGAGAAGAAGATGAATCACCTTGGCGCCCAGACCTGCCGTGCCGGACCACCACCGGGCGACTCCGGCGCCGTCCGTCAGCCGCAGTTGCCCATTCTCAGCGAGCTCGAGCTGGCAAAGGCCGCCCGCCGCCAACTCCTGGACGGGACGATCCGAAGTCCAGACCGTGACGTCGCCCAGCAGAACGACGAGAGAGCACAGGTAGTAACCTTGCGTGCCGGCCTCCACGCTCACGGCGGCGGCGAATCGAGGCTGCCGCTCGCCGGCTGCTTCAAGGACCGTGGTCCGCTCGGCGAATCCCGGATAGTAGGACGCCGGCAGATGCACGGCGAACCGGGCGCCGAGATGGAAATCCAACGACGATGCCGCCGTTTGAAGGAGGAGCGCGACGGGGAGCAGCGCAAACCAGGTGCGTTCGGGGCTCATCTTTTAGATGGATCCGGTTTCGATTCATTTTCTTCTACGGAGTATTTATTTGCTTGTAAATATTTATTTACTCTGTGAAGACTCCAGCTGAGGAGAGGGGATTTATTAGCCGTTATGTTTAAATTTGGAATTTATGGTTTCCTTAGAAATGGCAAGATGTCCAAGATTCCATTTCCAGGCAAAGATATTGCCTTGGTTTTTTGTACtgtatttcaaaacaaaacaaaaaaagatcttctcatTAATTACTACTGCCACTCCGTAGATTGCAATTGTCACGTCCGTTTTATGTAGGACGACTTGGCGTGCGACCCCAGGGACGAACCCGATTAATGACGAGAGGAAGTGCAATTTCATCTCTGTGATTGGAAAAACtactaggctgtgtgtgtgttTTTAACGAGACATAACCAGTGTATCAGCGTAAGTAGAGAGAAGgatccaaagtactttggttcTAGCATGGTAGACAGTTTTGGATGATACGTATTCCTTTATTTACGTTTTTTCAGAGCACAAAACGTTAGCGATTAATTGGCCTGGATTCACTAATATATTGTCTGCGTTTTTCTCGCTAAGTGATATCAGGTTTCCCTTCGAGCTGCAAGGTAAGATTTTTGCTAAGATGGAGAAGAGAGAACATAGAGAAATCGAAAGATGCTAAGAGATGATTtcttagaaaataagaaataCCAGTTACACCATTGTATCACATGTCTTCCCTTAGTAACATTACTTTCTGCTAAAATTAATTAATTCTCATTAAttgtaaaggatgaaataaaagaTAACCCCTACCTATTTCCTATTACTCACTAATTCCTGCCATAAGTTCATCCTGGACAAACCTCATCATGGTTTTATGCTGTGATGGGATCAGAATTATATCATTACTACCTCCATCGGTCTATATTTTTTTCAGTAAGTCAAACaaagtaaaatttgaccaaacttttaaaagaatttatgaacaagtatgatattttgtagataacatatgaaaatacatttcattatctatctaatgatattgattttgtacttttcatgttaatgatttttgataaaaacttaatcaaacttaacatagtttgactttctggaaaaaaaaataggccttaagccttgggatggaggtagaacTATTGACTTCCCTTTATTCGGCCCATCCTGGATAAACCTCATCATGGTTAGCCATGGGCGGTGCTTGCCCAGGCATACCAATATAATTCGGCCAAAAAAAATTTATTAGGCCCAAACGGCCAAGGCGCCAAGCCCATAGAGTCAGCCTCCGTTGCCTCCGTATCGTTTCGCAGCCTCGCTCGGGACGCTGCCTCCTCCCAGTGAGCGACCGAGCGCC contains:
- the LOC124662996 gene encoding putative receptor protein kinase ZmPK1, which gives rise to MSPERTWFALLPVALLLQTAASSLDFHLGARFAVHLPASYYPGFAERTTVLEAAGERQPRFAAAVSVEAGTQGYYLCSLVVLLGDVTVWTSDRPVQELAAGGLCQLELAENGQLRLTDGAGVARWWSGTAGLGAKALHLDSRTGNLLLLDDKNHTVWQSFDKPTDKLLPGQWLRLPSYFATTLTKMSPAFYSVELDGDKIAAYLYFGLLRYSYWELIPSRNQTMAFAGMNKSGLTMFDRRRRPVARISPALKKEPIRFLALGDDGNLGLYVFDRRNNKFRASYKALAFCELPLACGVHGVCSASGRCTDFAARGLEPAPIGTLVCNATATRSVAHDMMEMKGVTTVLKAASPLANVTVKKCVDLCLRSCSCAAALYLEEVNDGSVTADRGVCSHYELTAGVREVISGSDSPRYSYWVKVLKGKICQEDEEDYSATNSLLAKILIIFGTVDVMGLILFAGLCVYYFFCLRGRAVDKHVAGEGEAAGHDRGSMEPDGTANVGAVQAS